In Candidatus Binatia bacterium, the following proteins share a genomic window:
- a CDS encoding zinc-binding dehydrogenase, translating to MRAAVMRNAELVVDTLPDPVPREGEVLVKTLACGICGSDLHVLKHADKLVDVAREMGAPFTMDLQRDVVMGHEFCAEVVELGPNTTAPAQPGERVVSMPVAFRSGAMEAIGYSNEVPGGYGELMVLSAGLLLPVPHGLATEHAALTEPIAVGVHAVAKARLEPGDASLVIGCGPVGLAVIAALTLRGAEPIVASDFSPARRALAERMGAHVTVDPAARSPFDALREAADMRPAVIFECVGVPGLMRQIMRDAPLGARLVIAGVCMQDDVITPMFGINKELSVQFVLGYTPEEFSSALQAIADGQINVAPLVTGKVGVEGVVQAFAALANPDAHAKILVEPWRS from the coding sequence ATGCGTGCTGCCGTGATGCGGAATGCCGAACTCGTGGTCGACACCCTTCCTGACCCGGTCCCACGCGAGGGGGAAGTGCTGGTCAAGACATTGGCCTGCGGGATCTGCGGCTCGGATTTGCATGTGCTCAAGCACGCCGACAAGCTGGTCGACGTCGCCCGAGAAATGGGCGCGCCATTCACCATGGACCTGCAGCGCGATGTGGTGATGGGGCACGAGTTCTGTGCCGAAGTCGTCGAGCTGGGACCAAACACGACCGCGCCAGCCCAACCAGGCGAGCGCGTCGTCTCCATGCCGGTAGCGTTCCGCAGCGGCGCGATGGAGGCCATCGGCTACTCGAACGAGGTCCCCGGCGGTTACGGCGAACTGATGGTGTTGTCGGCTGGGCTCCTCCTGCCGGTTCCGCACGGCCTGGCGACGGAGCATGCGGCGCTGACCGAGCCGATCGCGGTGGGTGTACACGCGGTCGCCAAGGCCCGCCTCGAACCCGGCGACGCATCGCTGGTGATCGGTTGCGGGCCGGTGGGGTTGGCCGTCATCGCCGCGCTCACGCTGCGCGGGGCCGAACCGATCGTGGCGTCGGATTTCTCGCCGGCGCGGCGCGCGCTCGCCGAGCGGATGGGCGCTCATGTCACCGTCGACCCCGCCGCGCGATCCCCATTCGACGCCCTGCGGGAAGCGGCGGATATGCGCCCGGCGGTGATCTTCGAGTGCGTTGGCGTCCCCGGGCTCATGCGTCAGATCATGCGTGACGCGCCGCTCGGCGCGCGGTTGGTGATTGCTGGCGTCTGCATGCAGGACGACGTGATTACGCCGATGTTCGGCATCAACAAAGAGCTGTCCGTGCAATTTGTCCTCGGTTACACGCCGGAGGAATTTTCGAGCGCCCTGCAGGCGATAGCCGACGGGCAGATCAACGTGGCACCGCTGGTAACCGGCAAGGTGGGCGTCGAAGGCGTTGTGCAGGCGTTTGCGGCCCTGGCGAACCCCGACGCCCACGCCAAAATCCTGGTCGAGCCGTGGCGGAGCTGA
- the selB gene encoding selenocysteine-specific translation elongation factor translates to MPHIIGTAGHIDHGKTALIRALTGQETDRLKEEKERGISIDLGFAYLDLSNGERVGIVDVPGHERFIRNMLAGAHGIDLVLLVVAADDGVMPQTEEHLDILHLLGASHGVVAITKADLVDTARLAAVREEIEILLAGTTLEGAPMIAVSSVTGLGLSELRRTIEALLAGYTRPESTGYFRLPVDRAFVMHGHGVVVTGTAIGGVIHAGDIVRLLPGSEEARVRTVQV, encoded by the coding sequence ATGCCTCACATCATCGGTACCGCCGGGCATATCGATCACGGCAAGACCGCGCTCATTCGGGCGCTGACCGGCCAAGAGACCGACCGGCTCAAAGAGGAGAAGGAACGCGGCATCTCCATCGACTTGGGATTTGCGTACCTGGACCTTTCCAACGGCGAGCGCGTGGGGATTGTCGATGTGCCGGGACATGAGCGCTTCATCCGCAACATGCTCGCCGGCGCACACGGCATCGATCTGGTGCTGTTGGTTGTCGCGGCGGACGATGGGGTCATGCCGCAGACCGAAGAGCACCTCGATATCCTACATCTCCTGGGCGCGTCACATGGCGTGGTGGCGATTACCAAAGCGGACCTGGTCGACACCGCGCGCCTCGCGGCCGTGCGGGAAGAGATCGAGATCTTGCTTGCCGGCACCACACTCGAAGGCGCGCCGATGATTGCGGTGTCCTCGGTAACCGGGCTGGGGTTGAGCGAGTTGCGACGGACCATCGAGGCGCTCCTGGCGGGGTACACGCGCCCCGAGTCCACCGGCTATTTTCGCCTTCCCGTTGATCGTGCCTTTGTGATGCACGGGCATGGCGTAGTGGTGACGGGCACCGCCATCGGCGGCGTGATCCACGCCGGGGACATCGTGCGTCTTCTTCCGGGCAGCGAGGAGGCACGCGTGCGCACCGTTCAGGTG
- the cydB gene encoding cytochrome d ubiquinol oxidase subunit II codes for MATVWFCLLVFMFAMYVVLDGFDLGAGAVAFLVARTPEERGQVIGSIGPLWDGNEVWLVAAGGTLYFAFPALYAASFSGFYLPLMFVLWLLILRGIAIEFRGEIANPLWIDFWDVVFSVSSLLLAVLLGAALGNVLRGAPLNEQGWFFLPLWTNLRVGPQAGILDWYTVIVGVAALLSLALHGALWLALKTEGAVEARAKDAARLVWGGVFAATIVLAVLTPWVQPHVGERFTSQAWGWVFPFLALAGLVWARLRLTQGRALGAFLGSCAYLIGMLATAAYGLYPYVLPATTGESRALTVMNAAAAEYGLRIGLAWWIPGMLLATGYFIYVYRSFAGKVRPEGNRY; via the coding sequence ATGGCGACGGTGTGGTTCTGCCTGCTGGTCTTCATGTTTGCGATGTATGTCGTCCTCGACGGCTTCGATCTCGGCGCGGGCGCGGTGGCGTTCCTGGTGGCACGCACGCCGGAGGAGCGGGGGCAGGTGATCGGCTCGATCGGCCCGCTGTGGGACGGCAACGAGGTGTGGCTGGTGGCCGCCGGCGGGACGCTCTACTTCGCCTTTCCGGCGCTGTACGCCGCCAGCTTCAGCGGCTTCTATCTGCCGCTGATGTTCGTGCTGTGGCTGCTGATCTTGCGCGGGATCGCGATCGAGTTCCGCGGCGAGATCGCCAATCCGTTGTGGATCGATTTCTGGGATGTCGTGTTCAGCGTCTCGAGCCTGCTGCTTGCGGTGCTGCTGGGCGCGGCGCTGGGCAACGTGCTACGAGGAGCGCCGCTGAACGAGCAGGGCTGGTTCTTTTTGCCGCTGTGGACCAACCTGCGCGTCGGGCCGCAGGCGGGCATTCTCGACTGGTACACGGTCATCGTAGGTGTGGCCGCACTGCTCTCCCTGGCGCTGCACGGGGCGCTGTGGCTGGCTCTCAAGACTGAAGGAGCGGTCGAGGCTCGCGCCAAGGATGCGGCGCGACTCGTCTGGGGCGGCGTTTTCGCGGCGACCATCGTGTTGGCGGTGTTGACGCCGTGGGTGCAGCCGCACGTCGGCGAGCGCTTCACGAGCCAGGCATGGGGCTGGGTGTTTCCGTTCTTGGCGCTTGCCGGTCTGGTGTGGGCACGACTACGACTGACGCAGGGGCGAGCCCTGGGAGCGTTCCTGGGCTCATGCGCGTATCTGATCGGGATGCTGGCCACGGCGGCCTACGGTCTCTATCCCTACGTTCTGCCCGCCACGACTGGAGAGAGCCGTGCCCTGACGGTGATGAATGCGGCCGCCGCCGAGTACGGTCTCCGCATCGGCCTCGCCTGGTGGATCCCCGGCATGCTGCTGGCGACCGGATACTTCATCTACGTCTACCGCAGCTTCGCCGGCAAGGTGCGGCCCGAGGGCAACCGGTACTGA
- a CDS encoding RNA polymerase sigma factor — protein sequence MQVAALATADLLASGSGLSDEEVVARVRAGDTPLFELLMRRHNQRLYRVARSILRDEAEVEDVLQEAYVSAFTHLDQFLDRARFSTWLTRIAVHEALHRSKRKRRFAGSEEVVDGLESPDAGPEKRAFHGELRQILEASIDRVQEGYRTVFMLREVEGLSTADTAACLSIPEETVKTRLHRARQQLRRQLDQALGTTVKEAFAFGSERCDRLVAAVLRRLASADAR from the coding sequence ATGCAGGTAGCCGCACTCGCGACGGCCGATCTTCTGGCTTCGGGAAGTGGCCTCAGCGATGAGGAAGTCGTCGCCCGCGTTCGCGCCGGCGACACACCGTTGTTTGAACTGCTCATGCGACGGCATAACCAACGCCTGTATCGCGTGGCGCGCTCCATTCTTCGCGATGAAGCAGAGGTCGAGGACGTTTTGCAGGAGGCTTACGTGAGCGCTTTCACGCATCTCGACCAGTTCCTGGATCGTGCACGCTTTTCCACTTGGTTGACGCGAATTGCGGTGCATGAGGCGCTCCACCGGAGCAAGCGCAAGCGCCGCTTTGCGGGCTCTGAGGAAGTCGTGGACGGCCTCGAATCACCCGACGCCGGACCCGAAAAGCGCGCCTTCCACGGGGAGCTCCGGCAGATCCTCGAAGCCTCGATCGACCGCGTGCAGGAAGGCTACCGAACGGTCTTCATGCTCCGCGAGGTCGAGGGACTCAGCACGGCCGATACGGCAGCGTGTCTCTCGATTCCGGAGGAGACTGTCAAAACACGGCTCCACCGCGCCCGCCAGCAGCTTCGCCGTCAGCTCGACCAAGCGCTAGGCACGACGGTGAAAGAAGCGTTTGCCTTCGGATCCGAACGCTGCGATCGGCTCGTCGCAGCGGTACTTCGACGTCTCGCAAGCGCTGATGCGCGGTAG
- a CDS encoding hemerythrin domain-containing protein, with translation MPGPICRFLAEDHVRLDGLLRRAVADPAHIDRAAYAEFRAGLLKHIGMEEKILLPAAQRARGGEPLLVAAKLRLDHGAIAALLVPTPTPAIVAALRRILTDHNPIEENPGGLYETCDEMLAAEADEILARLRAVPDVRVNPHVDSPLVFNATRRAVARAGYDLELPE, from the coding sequence ATGCCCGGACCCATTTGTCGTTTCCTGGCTGAGGATCACGTGCGTTTGGATGGCCTACTCCGGCGCGCCGTCGCCGATCCGGCGCACATCGATCGTGCCGCCTATGCCGAGTTCCGCGCCGGCCTGCTCAAGCACATCGGGATGGAGGAAAAGATCCTGCTTCCCGCAGCGCAACGGGCACGCGGCGGTGAGCCACTGCTCGTTGCTGCCAAGCTGCGGCTCGATCACGGGGCCATCGCGGCGCTGCTCGTACCGACACCGACTCCTGCCATCGTCGCCGCCCTGCGCAGGATTCTCACCGACCACAACCCGATCGAGGAAAACCCTGGCGGCCTCTATGAAACCTGCGACGAGATGCTCGCCGCTGAGGCGGACGAAATCCTGGCCCGGCTGCGCGCCGTACCGGATGTCCGGGTGAACCCGCATGTCGACAGTCCGTTGGTCTTCAACGCCACGCGCCGCGCCGTGGCGCGCGCAGGCTACGACCTGGAACTGCCGGAATGA
- a CDS encoding cytochrome ubiquinol oxidase subunit I: MNTALTVHRLHFAFTVTYHYLFPQLTMGLAALLVIFKTLALRRDDEVYDRCARFWARLFGINFALGVVTGIPLEFQFGTNWAAFSRAAGGVIGQTLAMEGVFAFFLESSFLGLFLFGEQRLGRWGHWLVAVLVFVGSWLSGFFIVCTNAWMQHPVGYRLGPDGQILLESLSGLLLNPWAWWQYAHTMNGALITGCFVVASVGAFYLLSGQHEEDARRFLRVSVVVGAVATVLQIFPTGDFQGRLLAYHEPVTLAAMEGLFRTENGAPLAILGQPDMENRRLDNPLVVPRMLSFLTFRRWLAQVKGLDAFPEVDWPDNIPLLYYSYHIMVGLGTFFIAIMLTAAFLLWRGTLFRSRWMLWVLLLSLPFPYIANTAGWTTAELGRQPWVIYGLMRTADGASPMVVAGNALFTLIGFAGLYALLSVLFLLLVYREVARGPEDEAVTGAG, from the coding sequence ATGAACACGGCGCTCACGGTTCACCGGCTGCACTTCGCCTTCACCGTCACCTACCACTACCTCTTTCCCCAGCTCACCATGGGCTTGGCGGCGCTGCTGGTGATTTTCAAGACCTTGGCGCTGCGCCGCGATGACGAGGTCTACGACCGCTGTGCCCGCTTCTGGGCGCGCCTTTTCGGTATCAACTTCGCTCTCGGTGTCGTGACCGGCATTCCGCTGGAGTTCCAGTTCGGCACCAACTGGGCCGCCTTTTCGCGCGCGGCCGGTGGTGTCATCGGGCAGACCTTGGCGATGGAGGGGGTGTTTGCCTTCTTCTTGGAGTCGAGCTTCCTTGGCCTGTTCCTGTTCGGCGAGCAGCGCCTGGGGCGCTGGGGACATTGGTTGGTGGCGGTGTTGGTGTTCGTGGGCTCGTGGCTGTCGGGCTTCTTCATCGTTTGCACCAACGCCTGGATGCAGCACCCCGTGGGCTACCGCCTCGGGCCTGATGGGCAGATCCTGCTCGAGAGCCTGTCGGGGCTGCTGCTCAACCCGTGGGCGTGGTGGCAGTACGCGCACACCATGAACGGCGCGCTGATCACGGGCTGCTTCGTCGTCGCGTCGGTGGGCGCGTTCTATCTCCTGAGCGGTCAGCACGAGGAGGATGCCCGCCGATTTCTGCGGGTGTCGGTGGTGGTGGGCGCCGTGGCGACGGTGCTGCAGATCTTCCCGACGGGCGACTTCCAAGGGCGACTGCTGGCGTACCATGAGCCGGTGACGTTGGCGGCCATGGAGGGGCTCTTTCGCACCGAGAACGGTGCGCCACTGGCGATTCTCGGCCAGCCCGACATGGAGAATCGACGCCTCGACAACCCGCTGGTGGTGCCGCGGATGCTGAGCTTCTTGACCTTCCGGCGCTGGCTGGCACAGGTGAAAGGTCTCGACGCGTTTCCAGAAGTCGACTGGCCCGACAACATCCCACTGCTCTACTACAGCTACCACATCATGGTGGGGCTGGGGACGTTCTTCATCGCCATCATGCTGACGGCGGCATTTCTGCTCTGGCGTGGGACGTTGTTTCGCAGCCGCTGGATGCTGTGGGTGCTACTCCTGAGCCTGCCGTTTCCGTACATCGCCAACACGGCCGGCTGGACCACGGCCGAGCTGGGGCGGCAGCCATGGGTCATTTACGGCCTGATGCGTACGGCCGACGGCGCCTCCCCGATGGTCGTGGCCGGCAATGCGCTCTTCACGTTGATTGGCTTCGCCGGCCTCTACGCCTTGCTGAGTGTGCTCTTCCTGCTGCTCGTGTATCGCGAGGTCGCGCGTGGCCCGGAGGACGAAGCCGTGACGGGGGCAGGTTGA